A window of Halobacillus naozhouensis genomic DNA:
GTCCTGCTGACAGATACGACGTTCCGTGATGCTCACCAATCATTGCTGGCCACAAGGGTAAGAACAAAAGATCTAAAAACGATCGCAGAGCCTACATCACGATTGCTCCCTGATTTATTCTCATTAGAAATGTGGGGCGGAGCGACTTTTGATGTAGCCTACCGATTCCTGAACGAAGACCCGTGGGAAAGACTGCTGACACTCCGGCAGAAATCGCCAAACGTACTTTTTCAAATGCTGTTACGTGCTTCCAATGCAGTAGGGTATAAAAATTATCCCGATAACCTCATTCGTGAATTTGTTGAGAAGAGTTCCAACGCTGGTATTGATGTGTTTAGAATCTTTGATAGTTTGAACTGGGTTGAAGGAATGAAACTAACGATTGATGCGGTACGGGAAAACAATAAGATTGCCGAAGCCTCGATGTGTTACACAGGGGACATTATGGATTCGTCCAGACCTAAGTATGACCTGAAGTATTATCAAAACTTGGCAAAAGAGCTTCAGGACGCCGGGGCCCATATCCTTGGCATCAAAGATATGGCTGGATTGCTTAAACCAGAGGCAGCTTATCAGCTTATCTCCAGCCTGAAAGAAACAGTCGATATCCCGATCCACCTTCATACCCATGACACGAGTGGAAATGGAATATTTACGTATGCACGAGCTATCGAAGCAGGCGTAGATGTGGTGGACGTGGCAACAGGTTCCATGGCCGGATTGACTTCTCAGCCAAGTGCCAACAGTCTTTACTATGCACTAGAAGGCAGTGAACGCAAGCCTAATGTAGATATTGAGGCATATGAACAATTAGGTCATTACTGGGAAGATATCAGGGAGTACTATACCGATTTTGAAAGCGGCATGATGGCCCCGCATACTGAGGTCTACCATCACGAAATGCCTGGCGGGCAATATAGTAACCTGCAGCAGCAGGCACGTGCTGTCGGTTTAGCGGATCGCTGGGACGAAGTGAAACATATGTACCGCAGAGTGAACGATATGTTCGGGGATATTGTAAAAGTCACGCCGTCCTCCAAAGTGGTTGGTGACATGGCTTTATTCATGGTTCAGAACGATTTGAATGAAGATGATATCTATGAAAAAGGAGAATCATTAGCATTCCCGGATAGTGTTGTAGAACTTTTCCAGGGGTATTTAGGGCAGCCTTATGAAGGGTTTCCTTCTGAGTTGCAGCGGATCGTATTAAAAGGCAGACAGCCGATTAATGAACGTCCAGGTGAACTGCTTGACCCTGTCGATTTCAAGGACTTGAAAGAAACCTTGTTCCATAAACTAGATCGGCAGGTTACTAGTTTCGATATGATTAGCCATGCTCTGTATCCTAAAGTGTTTATGGACTATCACAAGTTTACAGAACAATATGGTGACATGTCTGTTTTAGATACACCGACGTTCTTCTATGGTATGCGGCTTGGGGAAGAGATCGAGGTGGAGATCGAACAAGGTAAGACTTTAATCGTCAAACTCGTTTCGATTGGAGAAGCTCAAGTTGATGGAACGAGAACGGTCTACTTTGAATTGAACGGTCAGCCTCGTGAAGTTGTAATTAAGGACTTGAATGTAAAAGCTACTGTCCAGCAGCGTCCAAAGGCAGACAAATCAAATGCTAAACACATTGGAGCGAGTATGCCGGGTACAGTCATTAAGGTCATTTCCGAAAAAGGTGACAAAGTCCAAAAAGGAGATCACCTCATGATAACCGAAGCCATGAAGATGGAGACGACAGTCCAAGCGCCATTTGATGGTGTGATCAAAGATATTTATGTCGGTAACAATGAAGCGATTCACGTAGAAGATTTACTCATCGAATTTGAGTAAATCCTTTAGAGACCTGGTACCTGTAAAATAGGACCAGGTCTTTTTTATACATACACAAGCGAAATGATCAGCTGGAGGCTCAGGATTCATCGAAATAGGGACTTTTGGAGGTACTACAGTTGACAAAATTTGAATTCTGGATGCCGGATAAAATTGAATTCCTGCTGAACAGGACCTTGCATTGTGGCCCGTAATTTGCTAGAACTATAAAGGTGTCTATTTTTTCTTTATGTACATAGGAGATCCAGGGAAAGCCTTTCCAAAAAAAGCGTCACATATTTGTCACATTTTAATAAAATTGTGAAGGAAAAATAGATAGAAGTGAAATTCCATGATACAATTATTCTGATGTTTCCATGAATTGTTTACTTTTATGGAGAATGATGACTGATTTATAGCTAACTTGCCAATGCTATAAAAGACAGAAGGAGGGAAGATATTTCGATGGACAATCCTAGAACAGTTGAGTCCGCTGCTTCATATGTTGTGAGCGAGTCAACTGTCCGTGAAACTTCAATGATAGCTGACATCAAAAGCTTAATTAAAGTCGGAATAATAAACTCCAATCTGATTACAACGTTCACAGGTTTCTGGCTTGCCATGTATTTTACTGGTGCAGGCTTCGCCAGTCATTGGCTGACATTCCTATTGACCATGTTCGGAACCGCTTTCTTAATTGCGGGTGGATGTATCATCAATAACTGGTATGATAGAGATATTGATCACATCATGACACGAACGGTCAGCCGCCCTACTGTAACGGGTTCAATTCCATTGCCAGTGATTTTATCGATGGGTATTGGCGCTTCAAGCATCGGTTTTATTATACTTTTATTCACGACCATAGAAGCTGCCCTCTTTGGAGCATTTGGCTGGTTTGTTTATGTGGTGCTGTACACCATGTGGTCTAAAAGGAAATACACGATCAACACGGTAATTGGAAGCTTTTCCGGTGCTGTTCCGCCATTAATCGGGTGGGCTGCCGTTGAACCGGGATTACGTTTAGAAGCTATTATCTTGTTTTTAATTATGTTTATCTGGCAAACTCCTCATTTTTTAGCTTTAGCTATGAAGAAGAAAGAGGATTACAAAGCAGCTGGAATTCCAATGCTGCCTGTTGTTCATGGGTTTAAAATGACCAAAAGGCAAGTGGTCGTTTATGTAGCTTGTTTATTGCCATTACCAATTTACTTAGTTTCTCTGGGAAGCATCTTTTTAACGGTGGCCTTCGCTCTGTCTATCGGCTGGCTGATACTGGGTTTAGTCGGGTTCTTGATGAAGGACGATTATAAGTGGGCCAAGTGGATGTTTGTTTATTCCTTGAACTATTTGACAATCCTATTCTTAACGATGGTGCTTGTCACATTGCCTGTTTCTTTTTAAGGTAACCAGCTCTTTTTCGAGCTAGTTCCAATAATATAATTCAATCAAAAGAGAAAGAGAGGTATCACTCAATGAGAGGTTGGATGGGAAAGTTCCGTTCCTTGATCTTATTTGGCGCATTAACCCTATTCCTTTCGGGATGCGGGGTTGAGAATATGACTGCACTAAAGCCAGAAGGATATGGAGCGAATTTATTATTTGATCTTATGATGATCAGTATTGCGATAATGCTCTTTGTGTTCATTATCGTTATGGCGATCTACACGTTTGTTTTAATTCGTTATCGTCAGAAAAAGGGACAGGAAGACTATATCCCTAAACAAACAGAAGGAAACAAAGCTTTAGAAATGATTTGGACAGTTATCCCAATTATTTTACTTCTAGTATTAGCTGTTCCTACTGTGCAAGCTACGTTTGACTTAGCGGATACAGGAGCTAAGAACGATGAGGACGCAATAACCATTGAGGTTACTGGTAATCAGTACTGGTGGCATTTTAATTATAAAGGACAGGAAATCACGACGAGTCAGGACCTTTATATTCCAACTGGTGAACGCGTATACTTAGACTTAAAATCGAGTGATGTTATTCACTCATTCTGGGTTCCTTCCATCGCAGGTAAAATGGACACGAATCCGGGCGAAAACGTAAATTCGATGTACTTAGAAGCTTTTGAAGAAGGCGTTTACTGGGGACAATGTGCTGAGCTTTGTGGTCCATCGCATTCTTTAATGGACTTTAAAGTGATTGCTGTAAGTCCTGAAGAATTTGATCAGTGGGTAAAAGACATGCAAAATGTCGATCCTGAAGCTGAGCCAAAGACAGCCTCTGCAAAAGAAGGTCAGGAATTATTTAATAACAACTGTATGAGCTGTCACGCCATTGGAAGCGGCGGTGCCGGTATTGCACCAAACCTAACCAATTTTGGCAACCGTACGATGATTGCAGGAATTCTTGAACCGACGAAAGAGAACTTGGTCAATTGGATTGTTAATCCAGATGAAATTAAGCCTGGTAACCAAATGCCGGCCAATCTGGTATCTGAAGAAGAAGCAAGCAAGATTGCAGATTACCTGCTGCAACTTAAACATTCAGAAGTTACACCTGATTCTGCAGGTGACAACAATCAAAAATAATTTATAACTACGAGAAAGAGGTTTTTAAGGGAGGTTAAAGCGTGAGTACTGCTGTTGCTCAAAATCGTGGACTCGGCGCTGCGATTTGGGACTATTTAACAACGGTGGACCATAAAAAGATTGCTCATCTTTATTTGGTCTCCGGAGGTTTATTTTTCCTTATCGGCGGGCTTGAAGCGATGATAATTCGAATTCAGCTTATGGAGCCTAGTAATAACTTCATATCCGCTGGACTTTATAATGAAATGATCACCATGCATGGTACAACAATGATTTTCCTGGCGGCAATGCCGATCATATTTGCTTTAATGAATGCTGTTGTACCTTTACAGATCGGAGCACGAGATGTAGCTTTTCCATTTTTGAACTCACTAGGTTTCTGGTTGTTTTTATTTGGTGGGTTAATTTTGAACATTTCCTGGTTTACGGGCGCTCCAGATGCCGGCTGGACGAACTATGCACCACTTTCGACAACCTCGCCCGGCCATGGAGTAGACTACTACGTCATGGGTCTGCAGATCTCAGGCGCTGGAACGTTGATTGGTGGTATTAACTTTCTTGTAACGATCGTTAATATGCGTGCACCCGGTATGACATATATGCGTATGCCGTTGTTTACCTGGACTGTCTTTGTAACGAGCACATTGATCCTATTTGCCTTCCCGGCATTGACTGTTGGTCTTTTCCTCATGATGTTTGACCGCATGTTTGGATCTGCATTCTTTGATGTAGCTCTTGGCGGTAACGCTATGATCTGGGAGCACTTATTCTGGATCTTTGGACACCCGGAAGTATATATTTTGATTCTTCCTGCTTTCGGTGCTTTTAGTGAAATCTTTTCTACGTTTTCTAAAAAACGCCTGTTTGGTTATTCAGCGATGGTATTTGCAACTGTATTGATCGGCTTTTTAGCCTTCATGGTTTGGGCTCACCACATGTTTACTGTGGGAATGGGTCCAATTGCGAACTCGATCTTTGCTGTAGCTACAATGGCAATTGCTGTTCCAACCGGAATTAAGATATTCAACTGGCTGTTTACGATGTGGGGCGGTAACATTCGCATGACAACCGCTATGCTCTGGTCAATCGCATTTATCCCTACCTTCACCATTGGAGGTATGACAGGGGTAATGCTGGCGGCCGCAGCAGCTGATTATCAATATCACGATACTTATTTCGTAGTAGCCCATTTCCACTATGTTATCGTTGGTGGTCTGGTGTTCGGTATTTTCGCTGCCCTCCATTACTGGTGGCCGAAAATGTTTGGGCAAGTTTTAAGTGAAGGTCTTGGTAAGTTAACTTTCTGGTTGTTCTTCATCGGATTCCATCTGACGTTCTTCATTCAGCATTTCTTAGGTCTGATTGGAATGCCGCGTCGTTACTGGACATACCAGGAAGGACAGGGACTGGAATTAGGAAACATGATCAGTACAGTCGGTGCCTTTTTAATGGCGATTGGTACTCTTGTTTTCCTCTATAACATTGTTCAAACTGCCGTAAAAGGCGAGAAAGTAAGCGGAGACCCGTGGGATGGCCGTACGCTCGAATGGGCAATTCCATCACCACCACCGCACTATAATTTCAAACAAACACCACTTGTCCGCGGTCTTGACGCCCTATGGGTGGAGAAGATGGAAGGCAAGAATGGGATGACCCCTGCTGAGCCGCTTGGTGATATTCATATGCCAAATAACTCTATTCTTCCGTTCTTAATGTCATTAGGACTGTTTATTGCAGGCTTTGGGTTCATCTATCAAGTGGACAATAAAATGTGGTTAATTCTCGTATTTATCGGAATGGGTATTACACTTGGATCCATGTTGACACGTTCAGTCAAAGATGATCTAGGTCATCATATTCATAAAGAAGATCTTGAGAAGGGGGCTGGCGAGTAATGAGTAATGAGGATGTACTAAATCCAAAAGAAATGCCACATGAGCCGGAAAAAGCCACCCTTGAAGGCAAGAATAAGTTCATAGGCTTTTGGTTCTTCCTTGGCGGGGAAACCGTATTGTTTGCTTGTTTATTTGGTACGTATCTTGCATTAAACGGCTCGACTATGGGGGAGAATACTCCTGAACACCTATTTGGCTTAGAGCTCGTGTTTATTATGACGATGCTTCTATTAACAAGTTCTCTGACAAGTGTGTATGCAATGTACCATATGAAGAACAATGATTTTGGGAAAATGCAATTATGGCTTGGCGTTACAGTCGTGCTTGGACTCGGATTCCTTGGCTGTGAAATTTACGAATTCATGCACTACATTCACGAGTATGAATTCACATTCCAATCTTCGGCGTTCGGTTCTGCTTTTTACACGTTAGTTGGATTCCATGGTGGTCACGTACTATTTGGTTTATCATGGATCACTGCGTTGATGATTCGTAATTCAAGACGCGGCCTGAACCTGTATAATGCACCTAAGTTTTATATTGCAAGTTTATACTGGCACTTCATTGATGTTGTATGGGTATTTATCTTTACTGTCGTATATTTGATGGGAAAGGTGGGTTAATCAATGGCGAATCACTCGAAATCCCCTAGTCAGCAAATGGACTTTGAGAAGAAGCAGCACAAGGAAGAAATGAAACAGCAAGTGATTAGTTTTGTGATGATGATTCTTTTCACGATCGTGGCATTTAGTATGGTGCTGCTTGAGATTAACTCGTATTTCCTCATTCCTACATTGATCTTACTGGCAGTTGTGCAAGTTCTTTTCCAACTGTATTACTTCATGCATATGAAAAACAAAGGGCATGACATGGTTGCCATGATGATGTACGGAGGAATCAGTGTTGCCGTACTGACGATCATTACCTTTACGACTATTATCTGGTGGTAAAGAAGACAAAAGACCGGGGATCTCCGGTCTTTTTCTTTATGTCTAATTTATGAACATTAAAAAAGATCTTGGACAAGGCTCGTGTTTTACGTGAAAATTAGTTAAAATAAAGAGGTAACAAGTCTATACAATCTGAGGTGAGACACCCATGTGGTTAGAACTACAAATATTCGGGTTTCGAGCACTATGGAGCCCTTATTATTTGCTTTTTGTTTTAGTACTTTCATTTCTTTACTTTATGATAACCGGACCGTGGCGTAAGCAGGGTGAAACAAGACCTGAAACCCGTCAGCAGGTAATGTTTTATATCGGGATGGCATTGTTATACACTATCAAGGGATCCCCGATTGACTTACTCTCTCATATAATGTTTACCGCACATATGATACAAATGGCTCTTTATTACTTATTGTTTCCAATCCTCATTATTAAAGGGATCCCTGTTTGGATTTGGCAAAAGGTTTTTCAAATACGTGGACTGAAGTCGGTTCTTAGCTTATTAACAAGGCCGTTGATTGCACTGTTATTATTTAACGGTGTATTCTCGATTTATCACATGCCACAGGTGTTTGATTATGCCAAATCGAGTGAATGGGCTCATGCGCTTATTAGTACCGGCATTTTATTCACCGCATTTTGTATGTGGTGGGCCGTGTATTCACCGCTTGAGAAAACAGATCGTTTAAGCCCTATTTTAAAGATTGGCTACATTTTTGCTAACGGTGTTTTAATTACACCAGCATGCGGGCTGATCATTTTTGCCGGCGCCCCTATCTATGAAACATATTCCCAGGCGGGTGCATGGCTGCAGGCAATGAGTTTATGTGTGCCCACAGATGTACTGGCAGGCATTTCAAATCAATTAAGTGGCCCTGCGTTTTTTACTCCAATGCCAGTGCTGCATGATCAGCAGCTGGGCGGGATTGTCATGAAAGTATCACAAGAGATCATTTTCGGCTTCATTATTGCTCAAATCTTTTTCAGCTGGTTTAATCGTGAGCGTGATACAATTGATCCATTGCCAAGCCATTTGCAAACAGACTCGTAATGCTGAGAGTTTACCTCCGCCTATACACTTTGCCGTAAGATTTATCGAAAAGGAGAACGCACATGCCATTATTACCCACACTAAGTACTTTTTTTATTGTACTAAGCGCGATATTAATTGCTATTGGCTGGCGGTTAATTGTTACAAATAAACCTCAAGCACATAGAAAGGCTATGATTGCTGCGTCTATCAGTGCATTGATTTTTTTCATTATTTACATGAGCCGAACTATCTTTATTGGAAATACCAGCTTCGGCGGTCCTGATGATATCAAAATATACTACACTATTTTCCTGATTTTTCATATTATCCTTGCCACAGTAGGCGCTGTGTTTGGGGTTGTGACTCTGACGTTAGCTTTTAAGCGAAATTTAATTAAGCATCGAAAAATTGGTCCAGTTACAAGCATTATCTGGTTTTGCACAGCAGTTACCGGTGTAATGGTGTACTTGTTGCTATATGTGATTTATGAAGGTGGAAAAACCACAAGCATGCTAAAGGCTATTTTTGGATTTTAAGCAGACAGCAATTAGATGAATTCGTCTAATTGCTGTTTTTATAACAAATAAAGGAGAGGATTAGGTGGAACATGCCTCGGACCGTATCAGGTTTATCCCGATAACTGTGAAAGCAGGCCAGCTTATGATCAGGAACCCCGTTAGTTTTTACGCTACATATGGTTTCCCGCGTAATAAATCCTGGCCTCATGATGGATTAAAAGCGATCTTGCCTTTTTACGTAGAGTTGTTAGAAAACGAGAGGTCTGAACTCGGGTTCGGTCCGTGGATGATGGTGGACCGCAGAGTGGGGGAAATACTAGGTGACATAGGATTTAAGGGGCAGCCTAAGTATGGAATGGTCGAAATTGGCTACTATGTAGTTCTTTCCAAGCGGAATCAAGGCTTCGCCACGGAAGCTGTAAAAGCGATGTGTAACTGGGCTTTTCAACAATCGCATGTTCGGACTGTTGAGGCACAATGTGACAAACGCAACCTCGCCTCCCAGCAAGTACTGTTCAACAATGGGTTTAATCCAATTTCGGAAAAAGGTGCTATTATTACTTTTATGAAAGAGAAATACAGTCGTGCTGAGAAACCTGGGTCGACGCAAGACCAGCATCAATAATCCCGTGAGTCGATAGCAGTCGACCGCGGGATTATTGGTGTTTATAATTTTAAATTCCACTTAATGATTCCGGCTTCTTTTGCAGAGTTAAAGGCGATCAGTGTGAGCGGTCCTAGGATAAAGCCAGCAAGCCCGATAAGCTGGAGCCCGAGATACATGGCGATTAAGGTAGCTAGCGGGGACAGACCAATGTGACTGCCCATAACTTTTGGTTCAACCGTTCTACGTATAGCAAGCAGGATGATCGCTAATACAGCCAGCTGTGTTCCAAGTGGGATATCACCTGTGATAAACATATATAACGACCATGGTCCTAAGATCACGATTGATCCGATGATCGGGATGAAGTCAATTACCCAGATGATCAGCGACATGACAATGGCTACTTCAGGGGCAATCCACAACAATCCAATGAGAGAAACGATGAAAATGATAATACTGACTAGGAATTGTGCTTTTAAAAATCCAAACACAACATAAGATAAGCGGGCGTTCATGAATTTTACTTTTTCCGAAGTGGCTTCGGTAAGCTGGTTGTGTAATTTTTTTCTGAGTCGCGGCATTTCCAGCATAAATAAAAATAAAGCAATCAGATAGACAAGGAAGCTCACTAGATACTCAGGGATTTTTGCGGCTACTGCAGCAATATTTCCAAGCTGTAATTTTTGACTGATCGCCTGAGTGGTTGAATCAAGTGTACTCATTAATTCACTTGTTACTTTCTCGACGAATTCTGGAGGCATATTCTTTGTGAAGTTATCCATATTATTTTCCCAATGAATAAACACACTGTTAATTTGGTTAATGTAGGCAGGAGCATTGTCAGCCAATTGAAGGATCTGAGTGATCGCTCTGGTGACAGCGTATGTTCCCAGTAATCCAATGAAGAGTAGAAATAGCAGAAATACCACAATCACTGCCACTTTCCTATTCACTCGAAGTCGAAACTTGATCCATCGTATGGAAGGATTTAAAAACAAGGCAGTGACGAGTGCAGCAATTAGCGGCACAGATATGGGTAAAACAAAATACCCTACAACGATGAACAGGATTGCAAGCAGGATAAGTGTCCATTGACGCTTAGTAAGATAGCTGAACAATTTATAAAATGACTCCCTTCTTCTCTATATTTGAGTGTGTCATGAAGAAGAGCCGCTCACCAGAGTGGTGTGCGACTCTTGAATAATTTTCAGCCAGTCTTAGAGGTCATTATGTTGTTTGGTGTTCGGCTACGTGTTCTTGTAGTTTCTTAACTAAATTGGTTGCTTTATCAATGATGCTTGAAGAAAACCCTTCTTGTTCTCCATATTCTACGCCATGTGGATAGTGGTGCTTCCCTAGAAGCGGAGTCACCAGCTGGATAACGGCATTACCTTTATCTACGTCACCTTCCAGCGCATATCCTTGTATGCGGATATAGAACGTTTTATTCTTCTCTGGGGAGTCAACTTTGTAATCATAGCTGACTCTTTCGTAATCCCATGAGCCGCCCAAAATAAACCCATTACTTTCCATAATCATAGTGAGTCGTTTAATGTCAATTACTAATCCATCGATTCCAGTACCTTCTAATTTCATTACATACACCTCACAAATTTTATGTATCTTTCCTCATTTTAGTATGGGAAAGGACAAGTTGCAATTCGCTGTGAATCGCTTTGTTATTACTATACATACTTTACCGACAGTCACTTAATTATACTATAAATTGCCTAGCCATGCATGTAATAAATTTAAGAAATCGGGAACAATACATATCGACGGCTGAATTAAAGGAGGATATTCATGAAGACCGTTAAAGATGTAATGACGAGTGATGTATCTGTTTGTCAAACGAGTGATACCTTATTCGATGCAGCTTCTATGATGAAACAGCAAAATGTTGGAGCCGTGCCTATTTGTGATGATAGTGGCCATTTAATGGGAATGGTAACCGATAGAGACTTAGTGATCCGGGGATATGCTGATAAGAATCCAGATTCTACACCTATCCAGCAAGTGATGAGTGAGCATCTGTACCATATCAGTCCAGACACGACCCTTGAGGAAGCCGGACAAATGATGGCCGAGCATCAAGTACGCCGACTGCCTGTCGTTGAAAATGGAAAATTGACAGGGATTATTGCGCTTGGTGATTTGTCCCTTGATCAAAAATCAGATCATGCTGCTGGTGTAGCATTACACGACATTTCAGAGCGTCCAGAGCTTCATTAAACCTTTTTAATAAGGCGACCCCTAGCAAAACGGGTCGTCTTATTTATTGACCCTACACGACGTAGGGTCGTTCGACGTTGGCACAGGA
This region includes:
- a CDS encoding DUF420 domain-containing protein → MPLLPTLSTFFIVLSAILIAIGWRLIVTNKPQAHRKAMIAASISALIFFIIYMSRTIFIGNTSFGGPDDIKIYYTIFLIFHIILATVGAVFGVVTLTLAFKRNLIKHRKIGPVTSIIWFCTAVTGVMVYLLLYVIYEGGKTTSMLKAIFGF
- the ctaG gene encoding cytochrome c oxidase assembly factor CtaG, with protein sequence MWLELQIFGFRALWSPYYLLFVLVLSFLYFMITGPWRKQGETRPETRQQVMFYIGMALLYTIKGSPIDLLSHIMFTAHMIQMALYYLLFPILIIKGIPVWIWQKVFQIRGLKSVLSLLTRPLIALLLFNGVFSIYHMPQVFDYAKSSEWAHALISTGILFTAFCMWWAVYSPLEKTDRLSPILKIGYIFANGVLITPACGLIIFAGAPIYETYSQAGAWLQAMSLCVPTDVLAGISNQLSGPAFFTPMPVLHDQQLGGIVMKVSQEIIFGFIIAQIFFSWFNRERDTIDPLPSHLQTDS
- the coxB gene encoding cytochrome c oxidase subunit II encodes the protein MRGWMGKFRSLILFGALTLFLSGCGVENMTALKPEGYGANLLFDLMMISIAIMLFVFIIVMAIYTFVLIRYRQKKGQEDYIPKQTEGNKALEMIWTVIPIILLLVLAVPTVQATFDLADTGAKNDEDAITIEVTGNQYWWHFNYKGQEITTSQDLYIPTGERVYLDLKSSDVIHSFWVPSIAGKMDTNPGENVNSMYLEAFEEGVYWGQCAELCGPSHSLMDFKVIAVSPEEFDQWVKDMQNVDPEAEPKTASAKEGQELFNNNCMSCHAIGSGGAGIAPNLTNFGNRTMIAGILEPTKENLVNWIVNPDEIKPGNQMPANLVSEEEASKIADYLLQLKHSEVTPDSAGDNNQK
- a CDS encoding GNAT family N-acetyltransferase; the protein is MEHASDRIRFIPITVKAGQLMIRNPVSFYATYGFPRNKSWPHDGLKAILPFYVELLENERSELGFGPWMMVDRRVGEILGDIGFKGQPKYGMVEIGYYVVLSKRNQGFATEAVKAMCNWAFQQSHVRTVEAQCDKRNLASQQVLFNNGFNPISEKGAIITFMKEKYSRAEKPGSTQDQHQ
- the cyoE gene encoding heme o synthase gives rise to the protein MDNPRTVESAASYVVSESTVRETSMIADIKSLIKVGIINSNLITTFTGFWLAMYFTGAGFASHWLTFLLTMFGTAFLIAGGCIINNWYDRDIDHIMTRTVSRPTVTGSIPLPVILSMGIGASSIGFIILLFTTIEAALFGAFGWFVYVVLYTMWSKRKYTINTVIGSFSGAVPPLIGWAAVEPGLRLEAIILFLIMFIWQTPHFLALAMKKKEDYKAAGIPMLPVVHGFKMTKRQVVVYVACLLPLPIYLVSLGSIFLTVAFALSIGWLILGLVGFLMKDDYKWAKWMFVYSLNYLTILFLTMVLVTLPVSF
- the ctaD gene encoding cytochrome c oxidase subunit I, whose translation is MSTAVAQNRGLGAAIWDYLTTVDHKKIAHLYLVSGGLFFLIGGLEAMIIRIQLMEPSNNFISAGLYNEMITMHGTTMIFLAAMPIIFALMNAVVPLQIGARDVAFPFLNSLGFWLFLFGGLILNISWFTGAPDAGWTNYAPLSTTSPGHGVDYYVMGLQISGAGTLIGGINFLVTIVNMRAPGMTYMRMPLFTWTVFVTSTLILFAFPALTVGLFLMMFDRMFGSAFFDVALGGNAMIWEHLFWIFGHPEVYILILPAFGAFSEIFSTFSKKRLFGYSAMVFATVLIGFLAFMVWAHHMFTVGMGPIANSIFAVATMAIAVPTGIKIFNWLFTMWGGNIRMTTAMLWSIAFIPTFTIGGMTGVMLAAAAADYQYHDTYFVVAHFHYVIVGGLVFGIFAALHYWWPKMFGQVLSEGLGKLTFWLFFIGFHLTFFIQHFLGLIGMPRRYWTYQEGQGLELGNMISTVGAFLMAIGTLVFLYNIVQTAVKGEKVSGDPWDGRTLEWAIPSPPPHYNFKQTPLVRGLDALWVEKMEGKNGMTPAEPLGDIHMPNNSILPFLMSLGLFIAGFGFIYQVDNKMWLILVFIGMGITLGSMLTRSVKDDLGHHIHKEDLEKGAGE
- the ctaF gene encoding cytochrome c oxidase subunit IVB; this encodes MANHSKSPSQQMDFEKKQHKEEMKQQVISFVMMILFTIVAFSMVLLEINSYFLIPTLILLAVVQVLFQLYYFMHMKNKGHDMVAMMMYGGISVAVLTIITFTTIIWW
- the pyc gene encoding pyruvate carboxylase, which produces MELKKIDKVLVANRGEIAIRVFRACTELNIRTVAVYSQEDTGSYHRYKADEAYLIGEGKKPIDAYLDIEGIIETAKSVGVDAIHPGYGFLSENIDFARRCEEEGIIFIGPTSEHLNMFGDKVKARDQAVQADIPVIPGSDGPVAGIQEVSDFGDQNGYPLMIKAAMGGGGRGMRIVRSAENLQDAYDRARSEAKAAFGSDEVYVEKLVEEPKHIEVQILGDFDGQIVHLYERDCSVQRRHQKVVEVAPSVSLPEGLRERICDAAVTLMNNVNYVNAGTVEFLVSGDEFYFIEVNPRVQVEHTITEMITGVDIVQTQILIAEGHHLHSAQVGIPGQEDIRTHGYAIQSRVTTEDPLNNFMPDTGKIMAYRTGGGFGVRLDAGNGYQGAVISPYYDSLLVKLSTWALTFDQAAHKMVRNLKEFRIRGIKTNIPFLENVIQHSQFQSGVYNTTFIDRSPELFVFPKRKDRGTKMLSYIADRTVNGFEGKGSRKKPTIPKPRIPQVKYSNEIPGGTKQILDERGPEGLAKWLKEQKEVLLTDTTFRDAHQSLLATRVRTKDLKTIAEPTSRLLPDLFSLEMWGGATFDVAYRFLNEDPWERLLTLRQKSPNVLFQMLLRASNAVGYKNYPDNLIREFVEKSSNAGIDVFRIFDSLNWVEGMKLTIDAVRENNKIAEASMCYTGDIMDSSRPKYDLKYYQNLAKELQDAGAHILGIKDMAGLLKPEAAYQLISSLKETVDIPIHLHTHDTSGNGIFTYARAIEAGVDVVDVATGSMAGLTSQPSANSLYYALEGSERKPNVDIEAYEQLGHYWEDIREYYTDFESGMMAPHTEVYHHEMPGGQYSNLQQQARAVGLADRWDEVKHMYRRVNDMFGDIVKVTPSSKVVGDMALFMVQNDLNEDDIYEKGESLAFPDSVVELFQGYLGQPYEGFPSELQRIVLKGRQPINERPGELLDPVDFKDLKETLFHKLDRQVTSFDMISHALYPKVFMDYHKFTEQYGDMSVLDTPTFFYGMRLGEEIEVEIEQGKTLIVKLVSIGEAQVDGTRTVYFELNGQPREVVIKDLNVKATVQQRPKADKSNAKHIGASMPGTVIKVISEKGDKVQKGDHLMITEAMKMETTVQAPFDGVIKDIYVGNNEAIHVEDLLIEFE
- a CDS encoding cytochrome (ubi)quinol oxidase subunit III; its protein translation is MSNEDVLNPKEMPHEPEKATLEGKNKFIGFWFFLGGETVLFACLFGTYLALNGSTMGENTPEHLFGLELVFIMTMLLLTSSLTSVYAMYHMKNNDFGKMQLWLGVTVVLGLGFLGCEIYEFMHYIHEYEFTFQSSAFGSAFYTLVGFHGGHVLFGLSWITALMIRNSRRGLNLYNAPKFYIASLYWHFIDVVWVFIFTVVYLMGKVG